In Enterobacter sp. 638, a single window of DNA contains:
- the mukB gene encoding chromosome partition protein MukB — MIERGKFRSLTLINWNGFFARTFDLDELVTTLSGGNGAGKSTTMAAFVTALIPDLTLLHFRNTTEAGATSGSRDKGLHGKLKAGVCYSVLDVINSRHQRVVVGVRLQQVAGRDRKVDIKPFAIQGLPTSVQPTAMLTETLNDRQARVLSLQELKEKLEEIEGVQFKQFNSITDYHSLMFDLGIVARRLRSASDRSKYYRLIEASLYGGISSAITRSLRDYLLPENSGVRKAFQDMEAALRENRMTLEAIRVTQSDRDLFKHLISEATNYVAADYMRHANERRIHLDKALEYRRELFTSRKQLVAEQYKHVEMARELGEQNGAEGDLEADYQAASDHLNLVQTALRQQEKIERYESDLDELQIRLEEQNEVVAEATEMQEENEARAEAAELEVDELKNQLADYQQALDVQQTRAIQYTQALQALQRAKELCHLPDLTPESADEWLETFQAKQQEATDKLLSLDQKMSVAQTAHSQFEQAYQLVTAINGPLARSDAWEVARELLRDGVNQRHLAEQVQPLRMRLNELEQRLREQQEAERLLAEFCKRYGKRVDIDDLEALHQELEARIASLSDSVSNAGEQRMSLRQELEQLQSRTQKLLQRAPVWLAAQSSLNQLSEQCGEEFESSQDVTEYLQQLLEREREAIVERDEVGARKRAIDEEIERLSQPGGAEDSRLNALAERFGGVLLSEIYDDVSLDDAPYFSALYGPSRNAIVVPDLSLIADQLEGLEDCPEDLYLIEGDPQSFDDSVFSVDELEKAVVVKIADRQWRYSRFPTLPLFGRAARENRIESLHAERETLSERFATLSFDVQKTQRLHQSFSRFIGSHVAVAFEPDPEAEIRKLNTRRGELERAISLHENDNQQSRVQFEQAKEGVAALNRILPRLNLLADETLADRVDEIQERLDEAQEAARFVQQHGNQLAKLEPVLSVLQSDPEQFEQLKEDYAYSQQVQRDARQQAFALAEVVQRRAHFGYSDSAEMLSGNSDLNEKLRHRLEQAETERSRTRDALRSHAAQLSQYGQVLASLKSSFDTKKELLTDLQKELQDIGVRADSGAEERARIRRDELHSQLSNNRSRRNQLEKALTLCEAEMDNLTRRLRKLERDYHEMREQVVTAKAGWCAVMRLVKDSGVERRLHRRELAYLSGDELRSMSDKALGALRPAVADNEHLRDVLRMSEDPKRPERKIQFFVAVYQHLRERIRQDIIRTDDPVEAIEQMEIELGRLTEELTSREQTLAISSRSVANIIRKTIQREQNRIRMLNQGLQSVSFGQVNSVRLNVNVLEAHATLLDVLSEQHEQHQDLFNSNRLTFSEALAKLYQRLNPQIDMGQRTPQTIGEELLDYRNYLEMEVEVNRGSDGWLRAESGALSTGEAIGTGMSILVMVVQSWEDESRRLRGKDISPCRLLFLDEAARLDARSIATLFELCDRLGMQLIIAAPENISPEKGTTYKLVRKVFQNTEHVHVVGLRGFAPQPPESLPEAADAS, encoded by the coding sequence ATGATTGAACGTGGTAAATTTCGTTCACTGACGCTGATTAACTGGAATGGTTTCTTTGCCCGAACCTTTGATCTGGATGAGCTCGTCACAACGCTCTCCGGGGGTAACGGTGCGGGTAAATCCACCACCATGGCGGCGTTTGTTACGGCGCTGATTCCCGATTTGACGCTGCTGCACTTTCGTAACACCACTGAAGCGGGGGCCACGAGCGGCTCACGTGATAAAGGTCTGCACGGTAAGCTGAAAGCTGGCGTCTGTTATTCCGTTCTGGATGTCATCAACTCCCGTCACCAGCGCGTAGTGGTGGGTGTTCGCTTGCAACAGGTCGCGGGCCGTGACCGTAAAGTGGACATCAAACCGTTCGCGATTCAAGGTTTGCCGACCTCCGTTCAGCCAACCGCAATGCTGACGGAAACGCTGAACGACCGCCAGGCGCGAGTCCTCTCTCTCCAGGAACTGAAAGAGAAGCTTGAGGAGATCGAAGGGGTTCAGTTCAAACAGTTCAACTCGATTACCGATTACCACTCACTGATGTTCGATCTGGGCATTGTTGCGCGTCGTCTGCGCAGTGCCTCGGACCGTAGCAAATACTATCGCCTGATTGAAGCCTCTTTGTATGGCGGTATTTCCAGCGCCATCACCCGTTCGTTGCGCGATTACCTGTTGCCAGAAAACAGTGGCGTACGTAAAGCTTTCCAGGATATGGAAGCCGCGCTGCGTGAAAACCGCATGACGCTGGAAGCCATTCGCGTCACCCAGTCTGACCGCGACCTGTTTAAGCACCTGATCAGCGAAGCGACCAACTACGTGGCGGCGGATTATATGCGCCACGCGAATGAGCGTCGGATTCATCTGGATAAGGCGCTTGAATATCGCCGAGAACTGTTCACCTCGCGTAAACAGCTGGTGGCAGAGCAGTATAAACACGTTGAGATGGCGCGCGAACTGGGCGAACAAAACGGTGCAGAAGGCGATCTGGAAGCCGATTATCAGGCGGCCAGCGATCACCTGAATTTGGTGCAAACCGCACTGCGTCAGCAGGAAAAAATCGAGCGTTACGAATCCGATCTCGATGAGCTGCAGATTCGTCTCGAAGAACAAAATGAAGTGGTGGCCGAAGCTACCGAGATGCAGGAAGAGAACGAAGCGCGCGCCGAAGCCGCTGAGCTGGAAGTGGATGAGCTGAAAAACCAGCTTGCCGACTATCAGCAGGCGCTTGATGTTCAGCAAACGCGTGCGATCCAGTACACCCAGGCGCTGCAAGCGTTGCAGCGCGCGAAAGAGCTGTGCCATCTTCCAGATCTAACGCCAGAAAGCGCGGACGAATGGCTGGAGACTTTCCAGGCTAAACAGCAAGAAGCGACAGATAAATTACTCTCTCTCGATCAGAAAATGAGCGTGGCGCAAACTGCGCACAGCCAGTTCGAACAGGCTTACCAGTTAGTCACCGCGATCAACGGCCCGTTGGCGCGAAGCGATGCGTGGGAAGTCGCGCGTGAACTTCTGCGTGACGGTGTAAACCAGCGCCATCTGGCTGAACAGGTTCAGCCGTTGCGTATGCGCCTGAACGAACTGGAACAGCGTCTTCGTGAACAGCAGGAAGCCGAGCGTCTGCTGGCTGAATTCTGCAAGCGTTACGGAAAACGTGTCGACATTGACGATCTGGAAGCCCTGCATCAGGAACTCGAAGCCCGTATTGCCTCTCTTTCTGACAGCGTTTCAAACGCCGGTGAGCAACGGATGTCGTTGCGACAGGAGCTGGAGCAACTTCAGTCACGCACTCAGAAACTGCTGCAACGTGCACCAGTCTGGTTAGCCGCGCAAAGTAGTCTCAACCAGCTCAGCGAGCAGTGCGGCGAAGAGTTTGAATCCAGCCAGGATGTCACTGAATATTTGCAACAACTGCTGGAACGCGAGCGTGAAGCGATTGTTGAACGCGATGAAGTTGGCGCGCGTAAACGTGCCATTGACGAAGAAATTGAGCGCTTAAGCCAGCCTGGCGGCGCGGAAGATTCTCGCCTCAATGCGCTCGCTGAACGTTTTGGCGGCGTGCTGCTTTCTGAAATTTATGATGACGTGAGCCTGGACGATGCGCCGTACTTCTCTGCGCTTTACGGCCCATCGCGAAATGCCATCGTTGTACCGGACTTGTCCCTGATCGCCGACCAGCTCGAAGGCCTGGAAGATTGCCCGGAAGATCTCTATCTGATCGAAGGTGATCCGCAGTCCTTTGATGACAGCGTCTTTAGCGTCGATGAGCTTGAAAAAGCCGTCGTGGTGAAAATCGCCGATCGTCAGTGGCGCTATTCCCGTTTCCCAACGCTGCCGCTGTTTGGTCGTGCCGCGCGCGAAAACCGTATCGAAAGTCTGCATGCGGAACGTGAAACGCTTTCTGAGCGCTTCGCGACGTTATCCTTTGACGTGCAGAAAACCCAGCGTTTACACCAGTCGTTCAGTCGTTTTATCGGTAGCCACGTCGCTGTCGCATTCGAGCCCGATCCAGAAGCGGAAATCCGCAAGCTCAACACCCGTCGCGGTGAGCTTGAGCGTGCGATAAGCCTTCATGAAAACGACAATCAGCAGAGTCGCGTTCAGTTCGAACAGGCGAAAGAGGGCGTAGCAGCGCTTAATCGCATCCTGCCGCGTCTGAATTTGTTGGCTGATGAAACGCTCGCTGACCGCGTAGACGAAATCCAGGAACGCCTGGATGAAGCGCAGGAAGCTGCTCGTTTTGTCCAGCAGCATGGGAATCAACTGGCGAAACTTGAGCCGGTATTGTCCGTTCTGCAAAGCGACCCGGAACAGTTTGAACAGCTGAAAGAAGACTACGCCTATTCTCAGCAGGTGCAGCGTGATGCGCGTCAGCAGGCGTTTGCTCTGGCTGAAGTGGTGCAGCGTCGCGCTCACTTTGGCTATAGCGACTCAGCGGAAATGCTGAGCGGTAACAGTGATCTCAACGAAAAACTGCGTCATCGTCTGGAGCAGGCGGAAACAGAACGTAGCCGTACGCGTGACGCTTTGCGCAGTCATGCGGCTCAACTGAGCCAGTATGGCCAGGTTCTGGCGTCGCTGAAAAGCTCGTTTGATACCAAAAAAGAGCTATTAACCGATCTGCAAAAAGAGCTCCAGGATATCGGCGTGCGTGCGGATAGCGGGGCTGAAGAGCGGGCGCGTATTCGTCGCGATGAGCTGCACAGCCAGTTGAGCAATAACCGCTCGCGTCGTAATCAGCTGGAAAAAGCCCTGACTCTGTGTGAAGCGGAGATGGATAATCTCACCCGTCGCCTTCGCAAGCTGGAACGTGATTATCACGAAATGCGCGAGCAGGTTGTGACCGCAAAAGCGGGATGGTGTGCGGTGATGCGTCTGGTGAAAGACAGTGGCGTTGAGCGTCGTTTGCATCGCCGTGAGCTGGCCTACCTTTCCGGCGATGAGCTGCGTTCCATGTCGGATAAGGCATTAGGTGCGCTGCGCCCTGCAGTGGCGGACAACGAACATCTGCGCGACGTGCTGCGCATGTCAGAAGATCCAAAACGTCCGGAACGTAAAATTCAGTTCTTTGTGGCGGTGTATCAGCACCTGCGCGAGCGTATCCGCCAGGATATTATCCGCACGGACGATCCGGTCGAAGCTATCGAGCAAATGGAGATCGAGCTGGGCCGTCTGACCGAAGAGCTGACGTCTCGTGAACAGACGCTGGCGATTAGCTCTCGCAGCGTGGCGAATATTATTCGGAAAACGATCCAGCGCGAGCAAAACCGTATTCGGATGCTCAACCAGGGGCTGCAAAGCGTGTCGTTTGGCCAGGTGAACAGCGTGCGTCTGAACGTTAACGTCCTCGAAGCTCACGCTACGCTGTTGGATGTGCTTTCAGAACAGCATGAGCAACACCAGGATCTGTTTAACAGCAATCGTCTGACCTTCTCTGAAGCGCTGGCCAAACTCTATCAGCGCCTCAATCCACAGATCGATATGGGGCAGCGTACGCCACAAACTATCGGTGAAGAACTGCTGGATTACCGCAACTATCTGGAAATGGAAGTTGAGGTTAACCGCGGCTCCGACGGCTGGCTACGTGCCGAATCCGGTGCGTTGTCGACCGGGGAAGCGATCGGTACCGGGATGTCGATTCTGGTGATGGTTGTGCAGAGCTGGGAAGACGAATCGCGTCGCCTGCGCGGGAAAGATATTTCGCCTTGCCGTCTGCTGTTCCTCGATGAGGCCGCGCGACTGGATGCGCGATCTATCGCTACGTTGTTCGAGCTGTGCGACCGTTTGGGCATGCAGCTGATCATCGCTGCGCCAGAAAACATCAGCCCTGAGAAAGGCACAACCTATAAGCTGGTGCGTAAAGTATTCCAGAATACTGAGCATGTTCATGTCGTGGGTCTGCGAGGTTTTGCACCGCAACCGCCAGAGTCATTACCCGAAGCAGCTGACGCGTCGTAA
- the ldtD gene encoding L,D-transpeptidase: MLLKKIRGCQLSALTVCLTVIFAPLFNAQADEPEVVPVDSSATMGTQPTSLSQPLEQSPATAIMAGIKPLPAGVDTAALHQQLQSELPSGYTPAYISQLTLLYAARDMKPMWEDRDAVRAFQQQLAEVAIAGFQPQFTAWVELLTDPAVTGMARDIVLSDAMMGYLQFIAGIPVNGNRWLYSDKAYKLATPALSVINQWQLALDQGTLPRFIASLAPAHPQYATMHQSLLKLVADTRPWPQLRGTATLRPGQWSSDVPALREILLRSGATGAEPKIALPGDDPQGVVVSPSAPAPEVKAALPTGKPAAYDRELVAAVKTFQMTQGLGADGVIGPSTRDWLNVSPAQRAGVLALNIQRLRLLPGTLSTGIMVNIPAYSLVYYQNGSEVLASRVIVGRPDRKTPMMSSALNNVVVNPPWNVPPTLARKDILPKLWDDPGYLERHGYTVMRGWNSSQAIDPYQVDWATITPSNLPFRFQQAPGERNSLGRYKFNMPSSDAIYLHDTPNHNLFQKDARALSSGCVRVNKASELANMLLGDAGWNDTRISDTLKEGNTRYVNIRHNIPVNLYYLTAFVGEDGRTQYRTDIYNYDLTARSGAQILPKAEQLIR; the protein is encoded by the coding sequence ATGTTGCTAAAGAAAATCCGTGGTTGTCAGCTATCAGCACTGACTGTGTGCCTGACCGTAATATTCGCTCCACTGTTTAACGCCCAGGCCGATGAGCCTGAAGTGGTTCCGGTTGATAGCTCCGCGACGATGGGCACGCAGCCAACTTCGCTGTCGCAACCACTGGAACAGTCTCCCGCCACAGCCATTATGGCAGGTATTAAACCTTTGCCAGCCGGTGTCGATACCGCAGCCCTGCACCAGCAGTTGCAGTCCGAGCTGCCGTCGGGTTATACACCCGCGTATATCAGTCAACTTACATTGCTGTATGCCGCGCGCGACATGAAGCCGATGTGGGAAGACCGCGATGCCGTGCGTGCTTTCCAGCAGCAACTGGCCGAGGTAGCGATTGCGGGTTTTCAACCACAATTTACCGCCTGGGTTGAGCTGTTGACCGATCCAGCTGTCACCGGAATGGCGCGGGATATCGTACTCTCCGACGCCATGATGGGTTATCTTCAGTTTATCGCCGGGATTCCGGTTAATGGCAACCGTTGGCTTTATAGCGATAAAGCCTACAAATTAGCGACACCTGCGCTCTCCGTGATTAACCAGTGGCAACTGGCACTGGATCAGGGAACCTTACCGCGTTTTATTGCCAGCCTTGCGCCAGCACACCCGCAATATGCCACGATGCATCAGTCATTACTGAAACTGGTGGCCGATACGCGACCGTGGCCGCAACTGCGCGGTACCGCCACGCTGCGACCGGGTCAATGGAGCAGCGATGTGCCTGCATTGCGTGAAATTCTGTTGCGTTCAGGCGCAACAGGGGCAGAACCGAAAATTGCACTCCCCGGTGATGATCCGCAAGGCGTCGTGGTTAGTCCATCCGCACCTGCGCCTGAAGTAAAAGCCGCGCTACCGACCGGTAAACCCGCGGCATACGATCGCGAACTGGTGGCGGCAGTCAAAACCTTCCAGATGACGCAAGGTTTAGGCGCAGATGGCGTAATTGGCCCATCAACGCGCGACTGGTTAAATGTCTCTCCGGCGCAGCGAGCAGGGGTTTTGGCACTCAATATTCAGCGTCTGAGACTGCTTCCAGGAACACTCTCTACTGGCATAATGGTGAACATACCGGCTTATTCGCTGGTGTATTACCAGAATGGCAGTGAAGTTCTGGCGTCACGCGTCATCGTTGGACGCCCGGATCGTAAAACGCCGATGATGAGCAGCGCGCTGAACAATGTGGTCGTCAATCCGCCATGGAATGTCCCGCCAACGCTGGCGCGCAAAGATATTCTGCCGAAGTTGTGGGATGACCCAGGCTACCTGGAACGTCACGGCTATACCGTGATGCGCGGCTGGAACAGCAGCCAGGCGATCGATCCGTATCAGGTTGACTGGGCAACGATTACGCCGTCAAACCTGCCATTCCGCTTCCAGCAAGCGCCGGGTGAGCGCAATTCGCTAGGCCGGTACAAATTCAATATGCCGAGCTCGGATGCGATCTATCTGCACGATACGCCGAACCATAACTTGTTCCAGAAGGATGCACGCGCGCTGAGTTCCGGCTGTGTGCGCGTGAATAAAGCGTCTGAACTGGCAAATATGTTGTTGGGCGATGCGGGGTGGAACGACACACGGATTTCCGACACCCTCAAAGAGGGGAATACGCGCTACGTTAATATTCGACACAATATTCCGGTTAACCTTTACTATCTGACTGCGTTTGTTGGCGAAGATGGGCGTACTCAGTATCGTACAGATATTTACAATTATGATCTCACCGCGCGATCAGGCGCACAAATTTTGCCAAAAGCTGAACAATTAATCAGGTAA
- a CDS encoding YcbK family protein, with product MDKFDANRRKLLALGGVALGAAAILPTPAFATLSTPRPRILTLNNLHTGESIKAEFFDGRGYIQDELAKLNHFFRDYRANKIKAIDPGLFDQLFRLQGLLGTRKPVQLVSGYRSLDTNNELRAHSRGVAKKSYHTKGQAMDFHIEGISLANVRKAALSLRAGGVGYYPRSNFVHIDTGPNRHW from the coding sequence ATGGACAAATTTGACGCTAATCGCCGCAAACTGCTGGCGTTAGGTGGTGTTGCGCTCGGCGCAGCGGCCATCTTGCCTACGCCAGCATTTGCCACCCTCTCGACACCTCGTCCGCGTATTTTGACGTTAAACAACCTGCACACCGGTGAGTCAATTAAGGCGGAGTTTTTCGATGGCAGAGGCTATATTCAGGATGAATTAGCAAAACTTAACCATTTTTTCCGTGACTATCGCGCGAATAAAATAAAAGCCATCGATCCAGGATTATTTGATCAACTTTTCCGCCTTCAGGGATTGCTTGGAACGCGCAAGCCCGTGCAACTCGTTTCTGGTTATCGTTCGCTCGATACCAATAATGAACTGCGAGCTCATAGCCGTGGGGTAGCTAAAAAAAGTTATCACACGAAAGGGCAGGCGATGGATTTTCATATTGAAGGCATTTCATTAGCCAATGTACGCAAAGCCGCGTTATCTCTGCGCGCAGGTGGTGTAGGATATTACCCACGTAGCAACTTTGTGCATATTGATACCGGGCCAAATCGGCACTGGTAA
- a CDS encoding MBL fold metallo-hydrolase, translating into MNYRIIPVTAFSQNCSLIWCEQTKLAALVDPGGDAEKIKQEVAASGVTLKQILLTHGHLDHVGAAAELAQHYGVPVIGPEKEDEFWLQGLAAQSRMFGLDECLPLTPDRWLNEGESVNVGNVTLQILHCPGHTPGHIVFFDDQSRLLISGDVIFKGGVGRSDFPRGDHGQLIQSIKQKLLPLGDDVTFIAGHGPMSTLGYERLHNPFLQDEIPVW; encoded by the coding sequence ATGAACTATCGTATTATTCCGGTAACTGCGTTCTCCCAGAACTGTTCGCTTATCTGGTGTGAACAAACCAAACTGGCTGCGCTTGTCGATCCCGGCGGAGATGCTGAGAAGATCAAGCAAGAAGTCGCTGCGTCCGGCGTGACGTTGAAGCAGATTTTGCTAACCCATGGTCACCTAGATCATGTTGGGGCGGCGGCTGAACTGGCGCAACATTACGGTGTGCCGGTCATTGGACCGGAAAAAGAAGATGAGTTCTGGCTGCAAGGGTTGGCCGCCCAAAGCCGCATGTTTGGTCTCGATGAGTGTCTACCCTTGACACCCGATCGTTGGCTAAATGAGGGCGAAAGCGTGAACGTCGGGAATGTGACGTTACAGATATTGCATTGCCCGGGCCACACGCCGGGGCATATCGTCTTCTTTGATGACCAATCGCGTTTGCTGATCTCAGGCGACGTGATTTTCAAAGGTGGCGTAGGACGCAGCGATTTTCCACGCGGCGATCACGGACAGTTAATTCAGTCGATTAAACAGAAGCTGTTGCCGTTGGGCGACGACGTAACGTTTATCGCGGGGCATGGACCGATGTCGACGCTAGGATATGAGCGTTTGCACAATCCGTTCCTGCAGGATGAAATACCTGTCTGGTAA
- a CDS encoding amino acid aminotransferase, translating to MFENITAAPADPILGLADLFRADDRPSKINLGIGVYKDETGKTPVLTSVKKAEQYLLENENTKNYLGIDGIPEFGHCTQELLFGKGNAIISDKRARTAQTPGGTGALRVAADFLAKNTSAKRVWVSNPSWPNHKSVFNSAGLEVCEYAYYDAANHTLDFDGLLASLNDAQAGDVVLFHGCCHNPTGIDPTLEQWETLAKLSAEKGWLPLFDFAYQGFARGLEEDAEGLRAFAALHQELIVASSYSKNFGLYNERVGACTLVASDEQTVDRAFSQMKSVIRANYSNPPAHGASVVATILSNDALRAIWEQELNDMRQRIQRMRLLFVNTLAEKGADRDFSFIIKQNGMFSFSGLTKEQVLRLREEFGVYAVASGRVNVAGMTPDNMAPLCEAIVAVL from the coding sequence ATGTTTGAGAACATTACCGCTGCCCCTGCCGACCCAATCCTGGGCCTGGCCGATCTGTTTCGTGCTGATGACCGCCCTTCAAAAATTAATCTGGGTATTGGTGTCTATAAAGATGAGACCGGCAAGACTCCGGTTCTGACCAGCGTTAAAAAAGCCGAGCAGTATCTGCTGGAAAACGAAAACACCAAAAATTACCTCGGCATTGATGGTATTCCGGAATTTGGTCATTGCACTCAGGAATTGCTGTTTGGCAAAGGCAACGCGATTATCAGCGATAAACGTGCTCGCACTGCGCAAACGCCTGGCGGTACTGGCGCACTGCGCGTCGCGGCGGATTTCCTTGCGAAAAACACCTCAGCCAAGCGCGTCTGGGTAAGTAACCCGAGCTGGCCGAACCATAAAAGCGTGTTTAATTCCGCAGGTCTGGAAGTGTGTGAATACGCCTATTATGACGCAGCGAATCACACCCTGGATTTTGACGGCCTGCTGGCAAGCCTGAATGATGCGCAAGCGGGTGACGTGGTTCTGTTCCATGGCTGCTGCCATAACCCTACCGGTATTGATCCTACGCTTGAGCAGTGGGAAACGCTGGCAAAACTGTCTGCTGAAAAAGGCTGGCTGCCGCTGTTCGACTTCGCCTACCAGGGCTTTGCTCGCGGCCTGGAAGAAGACGCCGAAGGCCTGCGTGCCTTTGCTGCGCTGCATCAGGAGCTGATTGTTGCAAGTTCCTATTCCAAGAACTTTGGCCTGTACAATGAGCGTGTAGGTGCTTGCACGCTGGTTGCGTCTGACGAGCAGACCGTTGACCGCGCCTTTAGCCAGATGAAATCCGTTATTCGTGCCAACTACTCGAACCCACCGGCGCACGGCGCTTCCGTAGTCGCGACGATCCTCAGCAATGACGCGCTGCGTGCCATCTGGGAACAAGAGCTAAACGATATGCGCCAGCGCATCCAGCGTATGCGTCTGCTGTTCGTGAATACTCTGGCGGAGAAAGGCGCGGATCGCGATTTTAGCTTCATCATCAAGCAGAACGGGATGTTCTCGTTTAGCGGCTTGACCAAAGAGCAGGTTCTGCGCCTGCGTGAGGAGTTCGGTGTCTACGCCGTCGCTTCTGGTCGCGTCAACGTTGCGGGTATGACGCCTGACAACATGGCGCCACTGTGCGAAGCGATTGTCGCTGTACTGTAA
- a CDS encoding porin, which translates to MMKRNILAVVIPALLVAGAANAAEIYNKNGNKLDFYGKVVGEHGFTTSGEHKNADSSYGQIGFKGETQVNDQVTGYGQWEYRARAGAAEGDQTNVTRLAFAGIKVSDAGSLDYGRNYGIVYDVESYTDMAPSFSGETWGGGYTDNYMTSRSTGLLTYRNSNFFGLVDGLNFGVQYQGKNDRNDNLNKANGDGVGLSLGYEFGEGFGLIGAYSTANRTLDQKADGKGDKAESWAVGAKYDANNIYLATVYAETRNMSILGNSGEKNTPNDDGDVYNVANKTQNFEVIAQYQFDFGLRPSVSYVQSKGKDLNGIGDRDLAKYITTGATYYFNKNFNVYGDYRFNLLDDKDADTSWVGSDNQATVGVTYQF; encoded by the coding sequence ATGATGAAGCGCAATATCCTGGCAGTGGTTATCCCTGCCCTGCTGGTAGCCGGTGCAGCAAACGCTGCAGAAATCTATAACAAAAACGGCAACAAACTGGACTTCTACGGTAAAGTTGTTGGTGAGCATGGCTTCACCACTTCCGGCGAACACAAAAATGCTGACTCCTCTTACGGCCAGATCGGCTTCAAAGGTGAAACCCAGGTTAATGATCAAGTAACCGGTTACGGTCAGTGGGAATACCGTGCACGTGCTGGCGCTGCTGAAGGCGATCAGACTAACGTGACTCGTCTGGCTTTCGCTGGTATCAAAGTTTCTGACGCAGGTTCCCTGGACTACGGTCGTAACTATGGCATCGTTTACGATGTTGAGTCTTACACCGATATGGCTCCATCATTCTCTGGCGAAACTTGGGGTGGCGGTTACACCGACAACTACATGACCAGCCGTTCTACTGGCCTGCTGACCTACCGTAACAGCAACTTCTTCGGTCTGGTTGATGGTCTGAACTTCGGCGTTCAGTACCAGGGTAAAAACGATCGTAACGACAACCTGAATAAAGCAAATGGCGACGGCGTTGGCCTGTCCCTGGGTTATGAGTTTGGCGAAGGCTTCGGTCTGATCGGTGCTTACAGCACTGCAAACCGTACTCTGGATCAGAAAGCTGACGGTAAAGGCGATAAAGCTGAATCCTGGGCTGTTGGCGCGAAATACGATGCAAACAACATCTACCTGGCAACTGTATACGCAGAGACTCGCAACATGAGCATCCTGGGTAACAGCGGCGAGAAAAATACTCCAAATGACGATGGCGACGTTTATAACGTAGCTAACAAAACTCAGAACTTTGAAGTTATTGCTCAGTACCAGTTCGATTTCGGCCTGCGTCCATCCGTGTCTTACGTTCAGTCTAAAGGCAAAGACCTGAACGGTATCGGCGACCGCGACCTGGCTAAATACATCACCACTGGCGCGACTTACTACTTCAACAAAAACTTCAACGTGTACGGTGATTACCGTTTCAACCTGTTGGATGATAAAGACGCAGACACTAGCTGGGTTGGTTCTGACAACCAGGCAACTGTTGGTGTAACTTACCAGTTCTAA